DNA sequence from the Acidobacteriota bacterium genome:
GTCTCGAGTTGGAGAAGCTGGAGCGGCGGCTCAATCAGCAGCAGGACGATCTCGACCAGCGGTCCCGCGACGTCGGCCGGCTGGAGAAGGATACGAAGGTCCGCGAACGCGCTATCGAGAACCGTGAGGCCAAGATCGAGGCGCAGGAGTCGGAACTCGCCACCCTGCTCGAAGAAGAGCGCAACAAGCTCGAACAGATCGCCGGCCTGACGGCGCAGCAGGGCAAGGAGGAGCTGCTGCGTCTGATGGAGGACCAGGCGCGCATCGATGCCGCCCACCTGGTGAAGCGGATCGAGGACGAGGCGCGGGAAAAGGCTCACCGGGAGGCGCAGCGGATCATCGGCATGGCCGTCCAGCGGTCAGCCTCGGATTATGTGTCGGAGACCACCGTGTCGGTGGTGGTGCTGCCGTCGGACGAGATGAAGGGCCGCATCATCGGCCGCGAGGGGCGCAACATCCGCGCCCTGGAAATGGCGACGGGGGTGGACCTGATCGTCGACGATACCCCCGAAGCGGTGATCCTTTCGGGCTTCGATCCTTACCGTCGAGAGGTCGCCCGCGTCTCCCTCCAGCGGCTGATCGCCGATGGCCGCATCCACCCGGCGCGCATCGAGGAGGTGGTGGAGCGGGTCAAGGCGGAGTTCGAAGAGCTGGTGCGGCAAGAGGGCGAGGCGGCGGTGTTGGAACTCAACCTGGCCAATGTCCACCCGGAGTTGGTCAAGCTCCTCGGCCGCCTGCGGTACCGCACCTCTTATGGTCAGAACGTGTTGAAGCACAGCAAGGAAGTGTCCTTCCTCGCCGGCACCATGGCGGCGGAGCTGAAGGCCAATGTTCACGTCGCCAAGCGCGCCGGCTTGATGCACGACATCGGCAAGGCGATCGACCGCGAGATGGACGGCTCCCACCTGGAACTCGGCATCGATCTGTTGCGGAAGTATGGCGAGTCGGAAGCGGTGATCCACGCCATGGCCTGTCACCACGGGGACTACGAGCCGGAGACCGTCGAGGCGGTGCTGGTCACCGCCTCGGACGCCCTGTCGGCGGCGCGGCCCGGCGCCCGGCGGGAGATCCTCGAAACCTACGTCAAGCGGCTGGAAAAGCTGGAAGAGATTGCCGCCGGCTTCAAAGGAGTGCAGAAGACCTATGCCATCCAGGCCGGGCGCGAGATCCGCATCATCGTGGACTGCGACAAGATCGCCGACGAGCAGGCGATCTGGCTGTCCAAGGACATCGCCCGCAAGGTGGAGGCGGAGCTCACCTACCCGGGGCAGATCAAGATCACCGTCATCCGCGAAACGCGGGCCATCGAGTACGCCCGATGAAGCTGCTGTTTATCGGGGACGTGATGGGCAAGCCCGGGCGCCGGGTGCTCGCTCAGATGGTCGCCCGACTGATCGACCGGCACCGGATCGACTACACCGTCGTCAACATCGAGAATTCCGCCGGCGGATTCGGCGTGACGGAGAAGATTTTCGCGGAGTTCACAGAGCTGCCGATCGACTGCTTTACCACCGGCAACCATGTGTGGGACAAGAAGGAAGTTCGCGGGCTGCTGGAGCGCGAACCGCGGCTGTTGCGGCCGGCCAACTACCCGCCCGGCAACCCCGGATCCGGAGTGTTCGTGGGACAGACCGCTGGCGGCGTGCCGGTAGCGACGATCAATCTCGAAGGCCAGGCTCTGATGGGCACCCTCGACTCGCCGTTCAACGCCGCCGATCGCCTGCTTACCGGACTGGAGCCGGCGGTCAAGGTGATTCTGGTGGATTTTCACGCTGAAGCGACCAGCGAGAAACAGGCCATGGGGTTCTATCTCGACGGCCGGGTGAGCGCTGTCTTCGGAACCCACACCCACGTGCCGACGGGTGACGAGCGAGTGTTGCCGGAGGGCACCGCCTTCATCACCGACGTCGGCATGACCGGGCCCTACGAATCGGTGATCGGCATGCGCCAGGACAAGGTGGTCGAGCGCTTCCTCAAAAAGACTCACGTTCCCTTCGAAGTCGCCAAGCGCGACGTTCGTCTGGCCGGGGCGGTGGTGGACGTCGACGAGGCCACCGGCCGGGCGCGCTCCGTCGAGCGTTTGTTGCTGCCGGAAGACTAGCCTGCCTTTCTCACCGGCAACCTACTGCGAGGCCGTATGCCAGTGAATCTGCTGCGTTGTCCACGGAACCTGCCTCTCGACGTACTGAAAGTACGCTTTCGGCGCAGAACCCGCGGATGCCTTGCATCTCCAGCGACCTACGGCCCCTCGCTACGCTCGCCGGTGAGAAATTCAGACTAGCTCCCCGACGGTCTCTCCTTCTATGCTCCGCTATTTCCTAGTGTTCGCCGGCCTCGCTCTGGGCGCTGCCTTCCCGGCTCTCGCCGAGGATCCGGTCGAAGAGCGCCCGCCGGTGGAGTGGATTGTGACCGCCGGAGCCTTCGATGTCGGTGTCGAGGAAGTGGCGGAGGCGGGGATCGAGCTCCGCTTCGGCTCCTTCGAGCTACCCCTGGGTCAGCGCTCGCTGCCCCTCGGATTCACTCTGGGCGGGATGGTCAACGACGACGGCGGCTACTACCTGTGGAGTGGCTTTCGATACGACTGGCACCTCAATGACCGATGGCGCGTTACTCCTTCCCTCGGCACCGGGATCTACTCCGCCGGCGAGGGTAAGAACCTGGGGGGGCCGGTGGAGTTTCGGTCCAGTTTGGAGATCTCCTTTGAGGTCGCCGACCGTACCCGCTTGAGCCTCAATCTCTACCATCTGTCGAACGGCATCCTGTACGACCTCAATCCCGGTAGCGAGAGCCTAGTGCTCGGATTCCACCGCCGCTTCTAGCAGAGCAGCTGAAAAAAGGCTGCGCCCTATGATTTCAGCTGCCCTGCTAGATTCTTCTTGAGGGGGCTAGGCGCCCGCCCGCGGTCCGCCTCTCGCCCGAAAAGTACAGATTTTTCGGGCTCACCCCGTCCTCGGCGCCGCCGGCGCCGCCTCGCCCCCTGGGCTCGGAGCCGGGTGTTGACAAGTTTTTCAGCACCCGGCGTTAGGGCGGCGGAGATCACTCCGGAGCTGCGCTCGGGGAAGCCTGAAAGATCCCGTCTCTGTGCTAACCTTTGCCGCTGGAGGCTAAGCCTATGTCGGTCGATCCGGAGCTCTTGGAAATCTTGGTCTGCCCCAAATCGAAGGGCGAACTGGAAGTCGTGAACCTGCCCCAAGGGGTGCGCGACGAGCTGGTGGAGAAGTATCGCTCGCACTTCCGGGACGAAGAGCCGAAGGTGGAGGAGGGATTGCTGGCGAAGGAGTCCGAACTGGTCTATCCCATCGTCTCGGACATTCCCATCATGTTGATCGACGAAGCGCTGCCGGCGTCGGTCCTGGACGGCTGATTCCGGCGCCACCGTTCGGCCCGGTCGAAGGCCGCACTTTTCCCCCGCAGATCCGCACCGGATAGCCCTTCCTTCATGGTCCGATCCGCGCCCGCTGATGAGTCGGTTTCCGAACGCGCGGATACTCTAGATTCGCTCTCCTCCGGTCGGCGTCCTCCGGCCTTCTGGTTCTACGCTGGACACCTCGTTGCCCTGCCGGGCATCGCCATCTCCAATGTTCTGGCGGGCTTGGCCGTGCTGGCCGCGCCGCGCCGGGTGTTTCGAGCCCGTTGGCCGCCGGCGACTCGGCCTCTGCTGGTGATCGTCGGTGTCTACGCCCTGTGGCTGCTGGCCTCCATCGCCTGTTCGACGGACCCGGCGGACAGCCTGCGCTCGGCCAGCGAACTGTTCACCCTGGCGACTCTCGTTCTCGGGTTGGTCTTGGTGCGCGGCGAGCGTGCCGGCCGCTTGCTGGTCCATGCCCTGCTGGTGGTGGCGACGCTGGTCGCTTTGTGGGGTTTGGCGCAGGTGCTGGCGGGCTTCGGTGGCCTGGATCGGCGCATCCGCGGACCGTTTTCCCACTGGATGACCTTCTCTCATTTCCTGCTGGTTTGCGACCTTTTGCTGATCGCTCGGTTGGCCTTGGCGCGCAGCGCACGCCGCTCGGCCAAGAGCGCTCTCTGGTGGTGGGTGCATGGTCTGGCGCTGGTGCTGATCACCGGCGCGATCGTCGCCAGCTTGACGCGCAGCGCCTGGCTGGCGCTGGCGGTGACCGTCACCCTGGTACTCGCTCTCGGCTCGCCGCGCTGGCTGCTGGCGTACCTGCCCGCCGCGGTCCTCGCGGTACTCCTTCTGCCCTTGCCGGTGCTCCACCGGGTGACCTCCATCACCGACCTGCAGGACCCCTCCAATTACGACCGGCTGTGCATGGCCGAGGCGGGCCTGCGGATGGTGGCCGAGCGGCCCCTCTTCGGTATCGGGCCGGATCAGGTGAAGGTGCGCTACGCCATCTACCGCACGCCGACGGCTCCGCGCTACTGGGTGCCTCATCTACACAACAGCTTCCTGCAATTGGCGGCAGAGCGCGGCCTGCCGGCGCTGGCGGCCTATCTCGCGCTGATGCTCTTCGCCCTGCGCTTCGCCTGGCGCGGTTACCGGCGGCGAGGATCGACGGCGGATCTGCACTTCGGGGTGTTCCTGGCTTTGATCGCTTTCAACCTTGCGGGTCTGTTCGAAAACAACTGGACCGACACCGAGGTGCAGCGGCTGGTGCTGTTCCTGCTGGCGCTGCCCTTCGTGGTGGACGAAGGAGCGGTGGATCCTTGAGCGATGGGCAAGGGAGCCGCAGGCGCCTGGACCGGTTGCTGACGGATCGGGGCCTCTTCCCCAGCCGGGAACAGGCGCGCCGTGCAATCCTGGCCGGCGCCGTGCGGGTGGCTGGCCGCCGAATCGACAAACCGGGGACCGCCATCGACCCTCAGGCCGAGCTGGCGTTGGTGGGTTCGGAAGAGCCCTTCGTGTCGCGCGCTGGCCGCAAGCTGGCTGCCGCCCTCGACCGCTTCGAGATCGACCCGACCGGCTGGGTGTGCCTGGATGTCGGGGCTTGCACCGGCGGTTTCACGGACTGCCTGCTGCAGCGTGGGGCGGCGCGGGTCTACGCCCTGGACGTTGGTCACGGCCAACTCGACGAGCGCCTGCGGCGGAATCCGCGGGTGGTGGCGATGGAACGGATCAACGCCCGCTATCTGGCAGCCGATGCGCTGCCGGAGCCGGTTCGCTTGATCACTGTCGACGTGTCCTTCATCGGGTTGGCGAAGGTGGTGCCGGCGCTCCTCCCCCACCTCGATCCGGCAGGGTTCTTGCTCACCCTGATCAAGCCGCAGTTCGAAGCCGGCCGTGAGGCTTTGGGCAAGGGCGGTATTCTGCGGGACGATGCGCTCCGCGAAAGCGCCGTCCGGGCGACCCGCGAGGCCCTCGAGGCCTTGGGCCTGGAGGCGCTGGGGACGAGCGATTCCACCTTGCCCGGCATGGGCGGCAACCGCGAGAGCTTCGCGCTACTGCGGGAGAGACGATGAGCGAGGGCACCTTGAGCGATCGGACTAGAGCTTTCCAGCGAGTGGGCTTGGTGGCCAAGCGCGGCAGCCGCGAGGCCGCCCAGGCGACCCGCGAGCTGGCCGATTGGCTGGAGCGTCGCGATCTCGAAGTGGTCTTCTCGTCGGACACGAATCCGCCCTTCGACGAAGCCGAGAACCTCGACCTGGTGGTGGTTCTGGGAGGGGACGGCACCCTTCTCGCCACCGCCCGTTCGCTCGTCGGCGCCCCTATACTCGGCGTCAATCTGGGTACCCTCGGCTTCTTGACGGAGATCTCCCGGGGAGAGCTTTACCCGAAGCTGGTGGAAGTGCTCGATGGTCGTTTCGAGATTGAGGAGCGTTCTCTTTTGGAGGCGCGCTTGGACTCCGCGCCGGACACTTCCTACCGGGTGCTCAACGATGCGGTCATCACCAAGGCGGCGAAGGCACGGATCATCGAATTGACGGTGGAGGTGGACGACCACCTGGTGGCCCGCTTCCGCGCCGACGGCGTGATCGTCTCCACGCCCACCGGCTCCACCGCCTACAACCTGTCCGCCGGCGGTCCGATCATGGTGCCGCAGCTACCGGTGGTGGTGATCACTCCCATCTGCCCCCACACCCTCACCCTCCGGCCGGTGGTGGTGCCGGCGTCGAGCTCCATCCGAGTGATGTTGGAAACCCGCCGGGAAGAAGTGTTTCTCACCCTCGACGGGCAACAAGGGGTGCCGATGGAAGGCGGTCGAACGGTGACCGTCGAGCGCCTCGAAGAAACCGTGCAGCTCGTCAAGGTCACCGGGCGCTCGTTCTATGACAGCCTGCGGGGGAAGCTGCGGTGGGGCGGTCTCGAGAACCCTCCCGCGGCTCCATGAACTCGAAGGACTCGCCCTCCGCGACACGGCATCGCCGGAGACGGCGTTTCGGGCCCTTTCGCCGCTGGCTGTTGCGGCCGCTGCTGTGCACCCTCGCCGCCCTCGTCGTGCTGCTGGCCAGCGCGCTGCTGGCGCTGCGCTTGGATTTCACCCAGGAACGCCTTCGAAGCTTCGCCGAAACCCGTATCACTACCGCCCTCGACCGGCCGGTCTCCGTTGGGACCCTCGGTGTGGGCCTCTTTCCACCGGCGCTGGTGGCGCGCGACGTCGTGCTCGCCGGCCCGGATCCCGGGGATCCGCCGGTGGCGCGGATCGCCGAAGTTGTGGTCGCCGTCCGCCTCGGCCCGTTGCGGCGGTCGGTGCTCGATCTCGAACGCATCGAAGTCACCGGGGCGGAACTCTTTCTCGATCTGGCCGAGGAAGGCACCAACCTGCCGACCTTCGGTGGCGGCGGCGGAGAGCCGTCCGTCGAAGTGCGGATCGGCCGGCTGGTTCTCGCCGACAGCCGGGTGCACCTGGCCGACGGGTCCCTTCCTCTGGACCTCGACGCCCGGCAAGTCCGCGGCCGCCTCGACGGCGCCGATTCAGCGGGCCGCTACGGCGTTCGACTGGTGGCCCAAAGCCTACGGACCCTGGCGCTGCCCGGAATCCCGGATCGGCCGGCCGGTTCGGCGCCGCTGGTGGAAACCGGCTTGACCGCTCGCGGCACCCTGGGCGCGGACGGCCTGGAGATCGACCGTCTCCGACTCACCGGTGCCGACCTCTCCGCCGGTGGCGAAGGGCGGGTGAGCTGGGGAGAAGATACCTGGGGGGTGGAACTCGACCTGTCGGTGGAAGCCGATGCCGGTTGGGTGAACCGGCTGGGCTATGTGGAGGTTCCGCTCTCCGGTGCGGTGACATGGGTGGGCGACCTGGCCGTCGATACGGCCGGCTGGCGGCTGACCGGCGAGGTGAGTTCGCCGCGCCTCATCTATCCACCCTACGTTCTCCAAGATGTTTCTTTCTCCGCCCTCGGCGAGGCGCCGGCCTGGCGGTTCGGCAACCTGCGCGCCGGCTTCGCCGGGGGCACCATTACCGGCGAGGTGGCACTGGCCGGCCTCGACGGCTCGGACGCCGAATCGCTGGCCCTCGACCTCGGCTACAGCGGCGTCGATGTGCGGCGGTTTCTCGATGCGTTCGAGGCGGACGTGGACGGCCTCGCCGGGCAGATGTCCGGCACCCTGCGCTACCGCAGCCCGCTGGCCGACGCCGTCGGCGGTGATGGGGCCGGCAGCGTCGAGTTCTCCCCCGGCTCCCGGGCCGCCGGTTTGGCCCTGACCGGCGGCGGTGACTTCTCGATCCGCCGGGGAGTGGTGGAGGCCCGCCGGTTGGAAACCGATCTCGGCGCATCGCGGATCACCGGCGACGTGATCTACGACCTGGGCCGGGGCAGCGGCCGCCTCCAGTTGTCGGCGCGGGTCGCCGATGCCGGCGAGTGGTATCGCCTGCTGTCGTCGGACCCGGAGGCGGTGTGGGCCTGGAGCGCTGGCTCCGGCCGCATCGACGCCGGCATCTTGATCGAGGAAGAGCGTTCCGACATGGTGCTGCGCCTCGATGTGCGGGAACTCGACACCCGCCTGCGGCGACTCGACCGGCTGCGCGGCAGCCTCGGGCTGGAACTGGGGCCGCAAGGCGACGGCACCCTGGATATCGATCTCATCGGCGAGGCGGACGGCGGTGCCCTGCGCGCCTTTGGCGCTCTGCCCACCGGAGATCGACCCGTCGACCTCCAGATTGCCACCGAAAACTGGCTCGTCGATGGGCTCGAGGAATGGATCAAGGGGCTGCCGGCGCCGGTCGGCCGGCTCAACGCCACCGCCCGCCTCGGCGGCACCTGGGAGGCGTTGAGCGCCGATGGAGTGCTCTCCTCGCCGTCCCTCGGGCTGGCCGGCGTTCCCCTCGGAGAGACGCGCGTCGAGGGCGCTTGGGGCGCCGAGGCGCTCTCCGTAGAGGCCCTCTCCGTGTCGCCGCCGGCTGGGAAGCTCACCGCCTCGGGACGGTGGGATCGCACCACCGGTGCCCTCCAGGGGTCCTTCGAGGCGCCGGAGCTCTCGCTGTCGCAGGCTCCCCTCGATGCTCTTTCCGCCAGTAGCGACCTGCTCGGTCGGGTGTCCTTGGCGGGGACCTTGGACGGCTCCGTGGAACGGCCGGAGTTGGTCGTGTCCATGCAGTCCGAGGCCGTTCGGCTGGGGCAGAGCGACCTGGCGTCGTCGGCTTTCGATCTGACCTGGCGCGGCGGACGCCTCGATGTCTCTGGTTCCGCCCTCGGCCTGCTCGAACTCGAAGGTGGCGGGCGCCTGGAGCCACAGGACATCGACCTGCGCTTCGACCTGGCGTCCGATCAGTTGCCGGATACCCTGCGCTTTGCCGGACTCGATCTGCCGGCCATGACCGGGTCCTACGGCGGAAACGTGACGGTGCGCTCGGTGCCGGACAGCGAACTCGAGGTGCGGCTGGAGCTCGATCGATTCCGGGTGGACTTCCAGGGGCGGGAGTTGGTGCCGGTGGAGCCGGTCGCCGTGCGCTGGATCGGGAATTCCTTGCAGGTCGATTCGTTCTTTGTCGAGGAGACCGGGGGCGAGGGTGAACTGTTCGTCGTCGGCAGTGTCGATTTGCCGCCATCGGGCGAAGGCAGCGAGGCTGAACCGCAGCTCGATCTGAAGCTCCAGAGCAGCCTCTCGGCCCGTTGGCTGCGGCTGGCGCTGCCGACTCTGCGGGCGGACGGCACCCTCAATCTGCTGGCGACGGCCCGCGGTCCGGCGACCGCTCCCCGCCTCAACGGCCTCGGTGAACTCAGCGACGGGCGCTTGCTGGTGGCCGGTTTCCCGCACTCCCTCGACGATCTCGAACTGCGGCTGCTGTTCGACCCCGGGGTGATCACCCTCGACCGGCTGACCGCCGTGCTGGGCGGCGGTGAGGTGCTGGCGGCGGGCCAGCTCGACTTCGACGAGCTGGTGACCGGCCGCCTCGACTACCGTTTCCAGGCCCAGATGCGCGATTCGACGCTGCGCTACCCAGAGGGCTTCGTGGTGCGCGGCGACGCTACCTTGACGGCGAGACCGGCGACCGGCGGTACGGAAAATGTCGGCACGGAGATCGCCGGCACGGTGAATCTGCGGCGCGCCTTCTATCTGGAGGACGTGCCGTTGAGCCTGCCGCGGCTCCTCCAGCAGATGCTCCAGCGCGACCGCATTCAGGTGGCCGAGACCGACGAGACTCTGGAGTCGATCTTCCTCTCCATCAACATCGACGGCCCGGAGGCGCTCAGGGTGCGCAACAACATCGCCGATCTGCGCGGCGATGTCGATCTGGTGTTGCGGGGGACGGCGGCGCAGCCGGTGGTCACCGGCCTGGTGGATGTAGAGCGGGGCGGCACCTTACGCAACGGTGACGTGGAGTACGAGGTGGAGCGCGGCCGCCTGACCTTCAACAGTCTGTACCAGATCGACCCGGTGATCGATCTCGCGGCGACCGCCGACGTCGCCGGTCACGACGTGACCCTGCAGCTCTCGGGCACCCTCGAACGGCTCGAAACGGAGCTGAGTTCGGAACCGCCGCTGACTCAGGTCGAGATTCTCTCGCTCTTGGCCACCGGCCGAGCGCCACAGGCCGGCGATGTGTTCGGCGCCTCCCGCTCCGCAGACAGCGGCGCCGCGGTGGAAACCTTCCTCTACGGTCAGGCGGTGTCGGTCCTCGGTCAGCGGGTCAACAACCTGTTCGGCTTCGATCGCTTCCGGGTCAATCCGGTGGCGAGCGCCGAAGGCGGATCGGCTTTGTCCTTCACCGTCGGCAAACAAATCTCGAAGGACCTGTTCTTGACCTACACCAGCGATCCGGCGACGGATCTCGACTACCGCCTACAGGTGGAGTGGCAGCTCAGTGACGCGGTGACGGTGGTGCTGACCCAGGACGGCGACGACACCTACGCGGTGGATCTCCGGTTGGAGCACACCTTTTGAGTCGCCGCGCGTCGCTCCTCTGGAGCCGGTGGCTGTTGGCGATGCTCTGTGCCCTCTGGCCGGCTGCCTCGAGTGCTGTGGAGTTGGACGATCTCCGCTGGCCGACGGTGCGTTCGCTCGAAATTCGCAGCGATGGAGATCCGGATCTGGCGGAAATTCAGGAACTGCTGGCGATCGAAGTCGGGCGACCGCTGCGGCCGGCGGATGTGCAGCGCAGTTTGGTCAATCTACAGGTGAGCGGGGTGGCCTCCTATGCCGCCCTCTACCGCCGGCCGGTGATGGAGAGCCCGGAGGTCGCCGAGCCGGGGATCGGAGAGGTGGAGGTGATTCTCGCCCTGTGGAGCAGCATTCGGGTGGAAGAAGTGGTGATCGAGGGCGAGTTGGGCGGGCTGGAACGCAAGGATCTGTTGGCCGTCCTGCCGCAGCGCGCCGGCGGGCCGTTGATCGAGTCTCGCCTGGTGCGGGGAGTTTTTCGCTTGCAGGACCTCTTTGAGGATCGCGGCTACCTTCGCCGCCGGGTGGTGCTGATGCCGGAGATCGACGAGAAGCGCAAGCGGGCTCGCATCGTTTACCGGGTGGAGGCCGGTCCCCGGGCGGAGATTGCGGAGATCGCCTACCGCGGCGACCTCGGTCCCTTCGAAGAGCGGGATCTCACCGGCCATCTGCGGGACAAGCCCGGCGAGCCCTTCCGCCGGCAGCGGCTACCGGACGAAGCCGATCGCCTGGAGCGGTGGTTGATCGAGCAGGGCCACCGCCAGGCTTCGGTGAGCGATCCGGAAGTCACCCTCGACGAGGACCGGACCGGTGCGAGGCTGGTCTATCCCGTTCGGGTGGGGCCGTTGGTGCCGCTGGAGGTCCACGGTGTCGAGACCAAACCGCTGCGCCGGCGCAGCCTCCTGCCCTTTGTGGACGGTCAAGGCTACGACGAGGCATCGTTGCTGCTGTCGGCAGACCGCTTGCGAACCT
Encoded proteins:
- a CDS encoding acyloxyacyl hydrolase, with amino-acid sequence MLRYFLVFAGLALGAAFPALAEDPVEERPPVEWIVTAGAFDVGVEEVAEAGIELRFGSFELPLGQRSLPLGFTLGGMVNDDGGYYLWSGFRYDWHLNDRWRVTPSLGTGIYSAGEGKNLGGPVEFRSSLEISFEVADRTRLSLNLYHLSNGILYDLNPGSESLVLGFHRRF
- a CDS encoding Trm112 family protein, producing MSVDPELLEILVCPKSKGELEVVNLPQGVRDELVEKYRSHFRDEEPKVEEGLLAKESELVYPIVSDIPIMLIDEALPASVLDG
- a CDS encoding TIGR00282 family metallophosphoesterase encodes the protein MKLLFIGDVMGKPGRRVLAQMVARLIDRHRIDYTVVNIENSAGGFGVTEKIFAEFTELPIDCFTTGNHVWDKKEVRGLLEREPRLLRPANYPPGNPGSGVFVGQTAGGVPVATINLEGQALMGTLDSPFNAADRLLTGLEPAVKVILVDFHAEATSEKQAMGFYLDGRVSAVFGTHTHVPTGDERVLPEGTAFITDVGMTGPYESVIGMRQDKVVERFLKKTHVPFEVAKRDVRLAGAVVDVDEATGRARSVERLLLPED
- a CDS encoding translocation/assembly module TamB domain-containing protein, with product MNSKDSPSATRHRRRRRFGPFRRWLLRPLLCTLAALVVLLASALLALRLDFTQERLRSFAETRITTALDRPVSVGTLGVGLFPPALVARDVVLAGPDPGDPPVARIAEVVVAVRLGPLRRSVLDLERIEVTGAELFLDLAEEGTNLPTFGGGGGEPSVEVRIGRLVLADSRVHLADGSLPLDLDARQVRGRLDGADSAGRYGVRLVAQSLRTLALPGIPDRPAGSAPLVETGLTARGTLGADGLEIDRLRLTGADLSAGGEGRVSWGEDTWGVELDLSVEADAGWVNRLGYVEVPLSGAVTWVGDLAVDTAGWRLTGEVSSPRLIYPPYVLQDVSFSALGEAPAWRFGNLRAGFAGGTITGEVALAGLDGSDAESLALDLGYSGVDVRRFLDAFEADVDGLAGQMSGTLRYRSPLADAVGGDGAGSVEFSPGSRAAGLALTGGGDFSIRRGVVEARRLETDLGASRITGDVIYDLGRGSGRLQLSARVADAGEWYRLLSSDPEAVWAWSAGSGRIDAGILIEEERSDMVLRLDVRELDTRLRRLDRLRGSLGLELGPQGDGTLDIDLIGEADGGALRAFGALPTGDRPVDLQIATENWLVDGLEEWIKGLPAPVGRLNATARLGGTWEALSADGVLSSPSLGLAGVPLGETRVEGAWGAEALSVEALSVSPPAGKLTASGRWDRTTGALQGSFEAPELSLSQAPLDALSASSDLLGRVSLAGTLDGSVERPELVVSMQSEAVRLGQSDLASSAFDLTWRGGRLDVSGSALGLLELEGGGRLEPQDIDLRFDLASDQLPDTLRFAGLDLPAMTGSYGGNVTVRSVPDSELEVRLELDRFRVDFQGRELVPVEPVAVRWIGNSLQVDSFFVEETGGEGELFVVGSVDLPPSGEGSEAEPQLDLKLQSSLSARWLRLALPTLRADGTLNLLATARGPATAPRLNGLGELSDGRLLVAGFPHSLDDLELRLLFDPGVITLDRLTAVLGGGEVLAAGQLDFDELVTGRLDYRFQAQMRDSTLRYPEGFVVRGDATLTARPATGGTENVGTEIAGTVNLRRAFYLEDVPLSLPRLLQQMLQRDRIQVAETDETLESIFLSINIDGPEALRVRNNIADLRGDVDLVLRGTAAQPVVTGLVDVERGGTLRNGDVEYEVERGRLTFNSLYQIDPVIDLAATADVAGHDVTLQLSGTLERLETELSSEPPLTQVEILSLLATGRAPQAGDVFGASRSADSGAAVETFLYGQAVSVLGQRVNNLFGFDRFRVNPVASAEGGSALSFTVGKQISKDLFLTYTSDPATDLDYRLQVEWQLSDAVTVVLTQDGDDTYAVDLRLEHTF
- the rny gene encoding ribonuclease Y, whose protein sequence is MENIIWITALLVVVAFGLALALGWWLQRRTGRRILAEARERSEKIVADAERQSEARLRETEILAKEKLLQARGEFEKAARKDRLELEKLERRLNQQQDDLDQRSRDVGRLEKDTKVRERAIENREAKIEAQESELATLLEEERNKLEQIAGLTAQQGKEELLRLMEDQARIDAAHLVKRIEDEAREKAHREAQRIIGMAVQRSASDYVSETTVSVVVLPSDEMKGRIIGREGRNIRALEMATGVDLIVDDTPEAVILSGFDPYRREVARVSLQRLIADGRIHPARIEEVVERVKAEFEELVRQEGEAAVLELNLANVHPELVKLLGRLRYRTSYGQNVLKHSKEVSFLAGTMAAELKANVHVAKRAGLMHDIGKAIDREMDGSHLELGIDLLRKYGESEAVIHAMACHHGDYEPETVEAVLVTASDALSAARPGARREILETYVKRLEKLEEIAAGFKGVQKTYAIQAGREIRIIVDCDKIADEQAIWLSKDIARKVEAELTYPGQIKITVIRETRAIEYAR
- a CDS encoding O-antigen ligase family protein codes for the protein MVRSAPADESVSERADTLDSLSSGRRPPAFWFYAGHLVALPGIAISNVLAGLAVLAAPRRVFRARWPPATRPLLVIVGVYALWLLASIACSTDPADSLRSASELFTLATLVLGLVLVRGERAGRLLVHALLVVATLVALWGLAQVLAGFGGLDRRIRGPFSHWMTFSHFLLVCDLLLIARLALARSARRSAKSALWWWVHGLALVLITGAIVASLTRSAWLALAVTVTLVLALGSPRWLLAYLPAAVLAVLLLPLPVLHRVTSITDLQDPSNYDRLCMAEAGLRMVAERPLFGIGPDQVKVRYAIYRTPTAPRYWVPHLHNSFLQLAAERGLPALAAYLALMLFALRFAWRGYRRRGSTADLHFGVFLALIAFNLAGLFENNWTDTEVQRLVLFLLALPFVVDEGAVDP
- a CDS encoding TlyA family RNA methyltransferase, coding for MSDGQGSRRRLDRLLTDRGLFPSREQARRAILAGAVRVAGRRIDKPGTAIDPQAELALVGSEEPFVSRAGRKLAAALDRFEIDPTGWVCLDVGACTGGFTDCLLQRGAARVYALDVGHGQLDERLRRNPRVVAMERINARYLAADALPEPVRLITVDVSFIGLAKVVPALLPHLDPAGFLLTLIKPQFEAGREALGKGGILRDDALRESAVRATREALEALGLEALGTSDSTLPGMGGNRESFALLRERR
- a CDS encoding NAD(+)/NADH kinase, whose product is MSEGTLSDRTRAFQRVGLVAKRGSREAAQATRELADWLERRDLEVVFSSDTNPPFDEAENLDLVVVLGGDGTLLATARSLVGAPILGVNLGTLGFLTEISRGELYPKLVEVLDGRFEIEERSLLEARLDSAPDTSYRVLNDAVITKAAKARIIELTVEVDDHLVARFRADGVIVSTPTGSTAYNLSAGGPIMVPQLPVVVITPICPHTLTLRPVVVPASSSIRVMLETRREEVFLTLDGQQGVPMEGGRTVTVERLEETVQLVKVTGRSFYDSLRGKLRWGGLENPPAAP